From the Anguilla anguilla isolate fAngAng1 chromosome 6, fAngAng1.pri, whole genome shotgun sequence genome, one window contains:
- the LOC118228951 gene encoding tripartite motif-containing protein 35-like encodes MASGSSPLEEELSCPVCSEIFRDPVVLSCSHSFCKACLQQYREQKGSQECPVCRRRSSKDHPPLSLSLRNTCEVFLKERSQRAKAGSEVLCSLHSEKLKLFCLVDQIPVCLVCQTSRKHENHKLLPVQEAAEEYKEKLRTALAPLQEKLNAFNAVKLDCDQTAEHIKNQAQHTERQIKMEFEKLKQFLKVEEAARIAALREEEKQKSQMMKKKIKKITEEISSLSEQIRAIEQELGSEDVSFLQSYKDVEKRAQCTLADPEKVSGALIDVAKHLGNLKYRVWEKMLGTVQYTPVTLDPNTAHPLLSLSEDLTSVRRSGERQQVPDNPERFYMVLCVLGSEGFSSGRHCWDVEVGDGGYWAVGVAKESIKRKGAVDWSPAGGVWGIRLFNGKYKALTSPHTVLTVQREPQRVRVQLDWDRGEVSFSDPSDNTPLYTFKHSFTERVFPFFRPGSLQICPLKVSVRVE; translated from the exons atggcGTCTGGATCTTCTCCCCTGGAAGAggagctctcctgtcctgtgtgctctgaaatCTTCAGGGATCCTGTTGTCCtgagttgcagtcacagcttctgtaaggcctgtctgcagcagtacAGGGAACAGAAGGGATCTCAGGAGTGCCCAgtttgcaggagaagatcttctAAGGATCACCCTCCTCTCAGCCTGTCTCTGAGGAATACCTGTGAGGTGTTCTTAAAGGAGAGAAGTCAGAGAGCTAAAGCAGGatctgaagtgctctgcagtctgcacagtgagAAACTCAAACTCTTCTGTTTAGTGGATCAAATACCTGTCTGCCTTGTCTGTCAAACTtcaagaaaacatgaaaaccacAAACTGCTACCAGTTCAGGAGGCTGCAGAAGAGTATAAG GAGAAACTCAGGACTGCACTGGCtccactgcaggagaagctaAACGCCTTTAATGCAGTGAAACTAGACTGTGatcaaacagcagagcacatTAAG AAccaggcccagcacacagagagacagataaagatggAGTTTGAGAAACTTAAGCAGTTCCTAAAAGTTGAAGAGGCAGCTAGGATtgctgcactgagggaggaagagaagcagaagagtcagatgatgaagaagaaaatTAAGAAGATAACAGAAGAGATATCATccctttcagaacaaatcagaGCCATAGAACAGGAGCTGGGATCTGAAGACGtctcattcctgcag AGCTACAAAGACGTGGAGAAACG agcccagtgcacactggcggatccagagaaggtctcaggagcgctgattgatgtggccaagcacctgggcaatctgaagtacagagtgtgggagaagatgctggggactGTTCAATACA ctcctgtgactctggacccaaacacagcacatcccctcctctcactgtctgaggatctgaccaGTGTGAGACGCAGTGGTGAGAGACAGCAGGTTCCTgataatccagagagattttatatggtgttgtgtgtgctgggctctgagggattcagctcagggagacactgctgggATGTAGAAGTGGGGGATGGAGGTTActgggctgtgggtgtggctaaagagtccatcaAAAGGAAAGGGGCTGTGGATTGGAGCCCAGCAGGAGGAGTGTGGGGTATACGGCTGTTCAATGGGAAatacaaagccctgacctcccCACATACAGTCCTCACTGTGCAGAGGGAACCCCagagggtcagagtgcagctggactgggacaggggggaggtgtcattctctgaccccagtgacaacactcctctctacacttttaaacactccttCACTGAGAGAGTGTTTCCATTCTTCCGTCCTGGTTCTCTGCAGATCTGTCCTCTGAAGGTGTCGGTAAGAGTGGAATAG
- the LOC118228953 gene encoding tripartite motif-containing protein 35-like — MASGSSLLEEELSCPVCSEIFGDPVVLSCSHSFCKACLQQYWEQKGSRECPVCRRRSSKDEPPRNLSLRNTCEAFLKEISQRAKAGSEVLCSLHSEKLKLFCLVDQIPVCVICQTSKNHENHKMRPVKEAAEECKEKLRTALAPLQEKLKAFNAVKLVCDQTAEHIKNQAQRTERQIKMEFEKLQQFLKDEEAARITALTEEEEQKSQMMKEKIEKMTEVISSLSEQIRAIEQELGAEDISFLQSYKDVEKRAQCTLADPEKVSGALIDVAKHLGNLKYRVWEKMLGTVQYTPVTLDPNTAHPLLSLSEDLTSVRLSGESQQVPDNPERFDGGRCVLGSEGFSSGRHCWDVEVGGEAWAVGVAKESFSRNGAVRLSPAAGVWSILRHSRRYEALTSPPTVLTVQREPQRVRVQLDWDRGEVSFSDPSTNTPLYTFKHSFTERVFPFFRPGSLQICPLKVKVSVRVE, encoded by the exons ATGGCGTCTGGATCTTCTCTCCTGGAAGAggagctctcctgtcctgtgtgctctgaaatCTTCGGGGATCCTGTTGTCCtgagttgcagtcacagcttctgtaaggcctgtctgcagcagtactgGGAACAGAAGGGATCTCGGGAGTGCCCAgtttgcaggagaagatcttctAAGGATGAACCTCCTCGtaacctgtctctgaggaatACCTGTGAGGCGTTCTTAAAGGAGATAAGTCAGAGAGCTAAAGCAGGatctgaagtgctctgcagtctgcacagtgagAAACTGAAACTCTTCTGTTTGGTGGATCAAATACCTGTCTGTGTTATCTGCCAAACTTcaaaaaaccatgaaaaccacaaaatgcGACCAGTAAAGGAGGCTGCAGAAGAGTGTAAG GAGAAACTCAGGACTGCACTAGCtccactgcaggagaagctTAAAGCCTTTAATGCTGTGAAACTAGTCTGTGatcaaacagcagagcacatcaag AACCAGGCCCAGCGCActgagagacagataaagatggAGTTTGAGAAACTTCAGCAGTTCCTAAAAGATGAAGAGGCAGCCAGGATCACTGCACtgacggaggaagaggagcagaagagtcagatgatgaaggagaaaattgagaagatgacagaagtgatatcatccctttcagaacaaatcagagccatagaacaggagctgggagctgaagacatctcattcctgcag AGCTACAAAGACGTGGAGAAACG agcccagtgcacactggcggatccagagaaggtctcaggagcgctgattgatgtggccaagcacctgggcaatctgaagtacagagtgtgggagaagatgctggggactGTTCAATACA ctcctgtgactctggacccaaacacagcacatcccctcctctcactgtctgaggatctgaccaGTGTGAGACTCAGTGGTGAGAGTCAGCAGGTTCCTgataatccagagagatttgatggGGGGCggtgtgtgctgggctctgagggattcagctcagggagacactgctgggATGTAGAAGTGGGGGGTGAGGCCTGGgcggtgggtgtggctaaagagTCCTTCAGCAGGAATGGGGCTGTGAGGCTGAGCCCAGCAGCAGGAGTGTGGAGTATACTGCGGCACTCTCGGCGTTATGAAGCCCTGACCTCCCCACCTACAGTCCTCACTGTGCAGAGGGAACCCCagagggtcagagtgcagctggactgggacaggggggaggtgtcattctctgaccccagtaccaacactcctctctacacttttaaacactccttCACTGAGAGAGTGTTTCCATTCTTCCGTCCTGGTTCTCTGCAGATCTGTCCACTGAAGGTGAAGGTGTCTGTACGAGTGGAATAG
- the LOC118228888 gene encoding tripartite motif-containing protein 35-like isoform X2 produces MASGSSLMEEELSCPVCTEIFRDPVVLICSHSFCKVCLQQYWEQKGSRECPVCRRRFKQEPPRNLSLGNACEAFLKERSQRAKAGSEVLCSLHSEKLKLFCLDDQIPVCVICQTSKKHENHKMRPVQEAAEECKEKLRTALAPLREKLKAFLEVKLDCDQTAEHIKSQAQHTERKIKMEFEKLQQFLKDEEAARIAALREEDQQKSQMMKKKIEKMTEEISSLSEQIRAIEQELGAEDISFLQSYKDVEKRAQCTLADPEKVSGALIDVAKHLRNLKYRVWEKMLGTVQYTPVTLDPNTAHPILSLSEDLTSVKRSGEIQQVPDNPERFDKGQCVLGSEGFSSGRHCWDVEVGDWNWEVGVAKESISRKGFVDLSPAGGVWSIGLINGKYAALTSPTTPFTVQGRLQRVRVRLDWDRGEVSFSDPSDNTPLYTFKHSFTERVFPFFCPGSLQICPLKVSVRVE; encoded by the exons ATGGCGTCTGGATCTTCTCTCATGGAAGAggagctctcctgtcctgtgtgcaCTGAAATCTTCAGGGATCCTGTTGTCCTGATttgcagtcacagcttctgtaaggtctgtctgcagcagtactgGGAACAGAAGGGATCTCGGGAGTGCCCAGTTTGCAGGAGAAGATTTAAGCAAGAACCTCCTCGTAACCTGTCCCTGGGGAATGCCTGTGAGGCGTTCTTAAAGGAGAGAAGTCAGAGAGCTAAAGCAGGatctgaagtgctctgcagtctgcacagtgagAAACTCAAACTCTTCTGTTTGGATGATCAAATACCTGTCTGTGTTATCtgccaaacttcaaaaaaacatgaaaaccacaaaatgcGACCAGTTCAAGAGGCTGCGGAAGAGTGTAAG GAGAAACTCAGGACTGCACTGGCTCCACTGCGGGAGAAGCTTAAAGCCTTTCTTGAAGTGAAACTGGACTGTGATCAAACGGCAGAGCACATCAAG AGccaggcccagcacacagagagaaagataaagatggagtttgagaaacttcagcagttcctgaaagatgaagaggcagccaggatcgctgcactgagggaggaagatcagcagaagagtcagatgatgaagaagaagattgagaagatgacagaagagatatcatccctttcagaacaaatcagaGCCATAGAACAGGAGCTTGGAGCTGAAGACAtctcattcctgcag AGCTACAAAGACGTGGAGAAACG agcccagtgcacactggcggATCCAGAGAAGGTCTCAGGAGCGCTGATTGATGTGGCCAAGCACCTGCGCAATCTTAAgtacagagtgtgggagaagatgctggggactGTTCAATACA ctcctgtgactctggacccaaacacagcacatcccatcctctcactgtctgaggatctgaccaGTGTGAAACGCAGTGGTGAGATTCAGCAGGTTCCTgataatccagagagatttgataAGGGgcagtgtgtgctgggctctgagggattcagctcagggagacactgctgggATGTAGAAGTGGGGGATTGGAACtgggaggtgggtgtggctaaagagtccatcaGCAGGAAAGGGTTTGTGGATCTGAGCCCAGCAGGAGGAGTGTGGAGTATAGGGCTGATCAATGGGAAATACGCAGCCCTGACCTCCCCAACTACACCCTTCACTGTGCAGGGGAGACTCCAGAGGGTCAGAGTGCggctggactgggacaggggggaggtgtcattctctgaccccagtgacaacactcctctctacacttttaaacactccttCACTGAGAGAGTGTTTCCATTCTTCTGTCCTGGTTCTCTGCAGATCTGTCCACTGAAGGTGTCTGTACGAGTGGAATAG